One Paracidovorax avenae ATCC 19860 genomic region harbors:
- the glmM gene encoding phosphoglucosamine mutase, protein MARKYFGTDGIRGTVGQAPITPDFVLRLAHAVGRVLRRTEERPTVLIGKDTRISGYMLESALESGFNSAGVDVVLLGPLPTPGVAYLTRAQRASLGVVISASHNAYPDNGIKFFSAQGTKLPDEWELAVEAALDEAPAWADSASLGKARRLEDAAGRYIEFCKSTFSQDLTLRGTKIVVDAAHGAAYHIAPKVFHELGAEVLAIGCSPDGLNINHQVGATHPDALVRAVRANRADYGVALDGDADRLQMVDAAGRLYNGDELLYLLAADRLSRGESVPGVVGTLMTNMAVELALKADGVELVRAKVGDRYVLEELARRRWLLGGESSGHLLALDRHTTGDGLISALQVLQACVRGGRSLARTLEHVRLFPQVLVNVRLLPGQDWKANAVLQDALKSVEAELGAQGRVLVRASGTEPLLRVMVETSDADRASHFAHQLADAARAG, encoded by the coding sequence ATGGCTCGCAAGTATTTCGGAACGGACGGTATCCGTGGAACCGTGGGGCAGGCCCCCATCACGCCGGATTTCGTCCTGCGGCTGGCACACGCGGTGGGCCGGGTGCTCCGTCGCACGGAGGAGCGGCCGACGGTGCTGATCGGCAAGGACACGCGGATTTCCGGCTACATGCTGGAGAGCGCGCTGGAGTCCGGCTTCAATTCGGCCGGTGTCGATGTCGTGCTGCTGGGGCCGCTGCCCACGCCGGGCGTGGCCTACCTCACGCGCGCGCAGCGGGCCAGCCTGGGCGTGGTGATCAGCGCCAGCCACAACGCCTATCCCGACAACGGCATCAAGTTCTTCAGCGCCCAGGGCACCAAGCTGCCCGACGAATGGGAGCTGGCGGTCGAGGCCGCCCTCGACGAAGCCCCGGCCTGGGCGGATTCGGCCTCCCTGGGCAAGGCCCGGCGCCTGGAGGACGCGGCCGGCCGCTACATCGAATTCTGCAAGAGCACCTTTTCCCAGGATCTCACACTCAGGGGCACGAAGATCGTGGTGGATGCGGCGCACGGTGCGGCCTACCACATCGCGCCCAAGGTGTTCCACGAACTGGGGGCGGAAGTGCTGGCCATCGGCTGCTCGCCCGACGGGCTCAACATCAACCACCAGGTGGGCGCCACCCATCCCGACGCGCTGGTGCGCGCGGTGCGCGCGAACCGTGCCGACTACGGCGTGGCGCTGGATGGCGATGCGGACCGCCTGCAGATGGTGGATGCCGCCGGCCGGCTCTACAACGGCGACGAACTGCTCTACCTGCTGGCGGCGGACCGCCTGTCGCGGGGAGAAAGCGTCCCTGGCGTGGTCGGCACCCTGATGACCAACATGGCCGTGGAACTCGCCCTCAAGGCCGACGGCGTGGAATTGGTCCGTGCCAAGGTGGGCGACCGCTATGTGCTGGAGGAACTGGCCCGGCGCCGCTGGCTGCTGGGCGGCGAGAGCTCCGGCCACCTGCTGGCGCTGGACCGGCACACCACGGGCGACGGCCTGATCAGCGCGCTGCAGGTGCTGCAGGCCTGCGTGCGCGGCGGCCGCAGCCTGGCGCGCACGCTGGAGCACGTACGCCTGTTCCCGCAGGTGCTGGTCAACGTCCGGCTGCTTCCCGGCCAGGACTGGAAGGCCAACGCCGTGCTGCAGGACGCCCTGAAATCGGTGGAGGCCGAACTGGGCGCGCAAGGGCGCGTGCTGGTGCGGGCGAGCGGAACCGAGCCGCTGCTGCGCGTGATGGTCGAGACCTCCGACGCGGACCGCGCCAGCCATTTCGCCCACCAGCTGGCCGACGCGGCCCGGGCGGGCTGA
- a CDS encoding Ppx/GppA phosphatase family protein encodes MHDGTLLAAVDLGSNSFRLEIGRFEHGLIRRIEYLKETVRQGNGLDEERNLTPDAMQRGWDCLARFAERLKGFPAERVRAVATQTLREARNRDAFLQRGSALLGHPIDVISGPEEARLIYQGVAHLLPQSDERRLVVDIGGRSTELILGHGFSADTVASFRVGSVAWSTRYFPDGAFTPESFRTAEIAAKAVLDEALNTYRPQAWDVAYGSSGTAGAIGDILAVLGGPPGLITRPGLDWLQEQLLRARTVDKVRLEGLKEDRRAVIGGGLSVLRAVFDLLDIREMQVAQGALRQGALYDLLDREQHADDLRSSTVIGLMERFRVDVRHAERVARTAALLHQQACPGGAEQSHRELVWAAQLHEIGCIVSHGDHHHHGAYLLDHTDAAGFSVSELRHLARLVQGHRGKVRKLEADIDDPRLAHQLACLRMAVALCHARRDPDLEGVALVRDGHRFVASARPGWAAAYPQSAHLLREEGTAWQRTAWEFVAELP; translated from the coding sequence ATGCACGACGGAACATTGCTTGCCGCGGTGGATCTCGGATCCAACAGCTTTCGCCTCGAAATCGGACGCTTCGAGCACGGACTGATACGCAGGATCGAATACCTGAAGGAAACCGTTCGCCAGGGCAACGGCCTGGACGAGGAACGCAACCTCACGCCCGACGCCATGCAGCGCGGCTGGGACTGCCTCGCACGGTTCGCCGAGCGCCTCAAGGGCTTCCCGGCCGAAAGGGTGCGCGCCGTCGCCACCCAGACGCTGCGCGAGGCGCGCAACCGCGACGCTTTCCTGCAGCGCGGCAGCGCCCTGCTGGGCCACCCGATCGACGTGATCTCCGGCCCCGAGGAGGCCCGCCTGATCTACCAGGGCGTGGCCCACCTGCTGCCGCAGTCGGACGAACGCCGGCTCGTGGTGGACATCGGCGGCCGCTCCACCGAGCTGATCCTGGGCCATGGCTTCTCGGCCGATACCGTGGCCTCGTTCCGCGTGGGCAGCGTGGCCTGGTCCACCCGGTACTTCCCTGACGGTGCCTTCACCCCGGAATCCTTCCGCACCGCGGAGATCGCGGCCAAGGCCGTGCTGGACGAGGCGCTCAACACCTACCGGCCCCAGGCCTGGGACGTGGCCTACGGCTCCTCCGGCACCGCCGGCGCGATCGGCGACATCCTGGCCGTGCTGGGCGGCCCGCCCGGCCTGATCACCCGGCCCGGGCTGGACTGGCTGCAGGAGCAGTTGCTGCGCGCCCGCACGGTGGACAAGGTGCGGCTGGAGGGCCTGAAGGAAGACCGCCGGGCGGTGATCGGCGGCGGCCTCAGCGTGCTGCGCGCCGTATTCGACCTGCTGGACATCCGCGAGATGCAGGTGGCCCAGGGCGCCTTGCGCCAGGGTGCCCTGTACGACCTGCTGGACCGCGAACAGCATGCCGACGACCTGCGCTCCTCCACCGTGATCGGACTCATGGAGCGGTTCCGCGTGGACGTGCGGCATGCCGAGCGCGTGGCCCGCACGGCCGCCCTGCTCCACCAGCAGGCCTGCCCCGGCGGCGCGGAGCAAAGCCACAGGGAACTCGTCTGGGCCGCGCAGTTGCACGAAATCGGCTGCATCGTCTCCCATGGCGACCACCACCACCACGGCGCCTACCTGCTGGACCACACCGACGCGGCGGGCTTTTCCGTGTCGGAACTGCGCCACCTCGCCCGGCTCGTGCAGGGCCACCGGGGCAAGGTGCGCAAGCTCGAGGCCGACATCGACGATCCGCGGCTGGCCCACCAGCTGGCGTGCCTGCGCATGGCCGTCGCCCTGTGCCACGCCCGCCGCGATCCGGACCTGGAAGGCGTGGCCCTGGTCCGGGACGGCCACCGCTTCGTCGCGTCCGCCCGCCCTGGCTGGGCCGCAGCCTATCCGCAATCGGCCCACCTGCTGCGCGAGGAAGGCACTGCCTGGCAGCGGACCGCCTGGGAATTCGTGGCCGAATTGCCCTGA
- the ppk1 gene encoding polyphosphate kinase 1 — protein MHSSSTLSPEPASSAGAQDLLAVPEPLSDASGIAFLNRDHSILAFNERVFDWATRIDVPLLERLRYLCIVSSNLDEFFEVRAAPHITAAQSGETKGPYTVASFEALSNKAHDLVARQYALYNESLMPAFAEQGIHIVSHGERSPEQRRWVRDYFEREVRPLLVPVGLDPAHPFPQVANKSLNFIVRLKGNDAFGRENEIAIVKVPRVLPRLVRLPVKVAPQGAQCVSLSSIVRAHLSELFPGRDVTEFSQFRVTRHSDLAVDEDDVRNLRTALRQGLQHRHYGQAVRLEVSASCSRFLSDFLQSQFALPDAALFRVHGPVNLVRLTQLVDLVNEPALLFPPWRAAWPRQVQAGAPLMEQIRRRDILVHQPFESFDSVLQFLREAVNDPQVLAIKQTIYRTGADSEMMELLREAVRRGKEVMAVVELKARFDEEANINWAEALESIGAQVVYGVVGLKTHGKMLLVTRREGKQLRRYGHLSTGNYNPRTARLYTDLSYFTADADTTADMDAVFNHLASQNKLPRLKRLVMAPFHLHRQLQEMIAAVGDAAARGEDARIVAKMNALTDEALMNALVAAGQKGARIDLIVRGACMLPAQREGVTDNIRVRSIIGRFLEHTRVFYFRAGGQEQLLLSSADWMNRNMLRRVELAWPVDDPELRQRIIDECLVAYLHDDKDAWTLQSDGSYARAPHPVSGNGAQQALMLRYGPPGTAPSAARA, from the coding sequence ATGCACTCTTCGTCCACGCTCTCCCCAGAACCGGCTTCCTCCGCAGGTGCGCAGGACCTCCTGGCGGTCCCCGAGCCCCTGTCCGATGCGTCCGGCATCGCGTTCCTCAACCGCGACCACAGCATCCTGGCATTCAACGAGCGGGTATTCGACTGGGCGACGCGCATCGACGTGCCCCTGCTGGAGCGGCTGCGCTACCTGTGCATCGTGTCGTCCAACCTCGACGAGTTCTTCGAGGTGCGCGCCGCGCCGCACATCACGGCGGCGCAGAGCGGAGAGACCAAGGGACCCTACACGGTGGCTTCCTTCGAGGCGCTGTCCAACAAGGCGCACGACCTCGTGGCCCGCCAGTACGCGCTCTACAACGAGTCGCTGATGCCGGCCTTCGCGGAGCAGGGCATCCACATCGTCTCCCATGGCGAGCGCTCGCCCGAGCAGCGCCGCTGGGTGCGCGACTACTTCGAGCGCGAGGTGCGCCCGCTGCTGGTACCGGTGGGGCTGGATCCGGCCCACCCCTTCCCGCAGGTGGCGAACAAGTCGCTGAACTTCATCGTGCGGCTCAAGGGCAACGACGCTTTCGGGCGCGAGAACGAGATCGCCATCGTCAAGGTGCCGCGCGTGCTGCCGCGGCTGGTGCGGCTGCCCGTGAAGGTGGCGCCGCAAGGGGCGCAGTGCGTCAGTCTGTCCAGCATTGTGCGGGCACATCTGAGCGAACTGTTCCCCGGGCGCGATGTGACGGAGTTCTCCCAGTTCCGCGTGACGCGCCATTCCGACCTGGCCGTGGACGAGGACGACGTGCGCAACCTGCGCACGGCGCTGCGCCAGGGCCTGCAGCACCGCCATTACGGCCAGGCGGTGCGCCTGGAGGTGTCGGCCAGTTGCTCGCGTTTTCTCTCCGATTTCCTGCAGTCGCAGTTCGCGCTGCCCGATGCGGCACTGTTCCGCGTGCATGGTCCCGTGAACCTGGTGCGGCTCACGCAGCTGGTGGACCTGGTCAACGAGCCCGCGCTGCTGTTTCCGCCCTGGCGCGCGGCCTGGCCCCGGCAGGTGCAGGCGGGCGCTCCGCTCATGGAGCAGATCCGGCGCCGCGACATCCTGGTGCACCAGCCGTTCGAGAGCTTCGACTCGGTGCTGCAGTTCCTGCGCGAGGCCGTGAACGACCCGCAGGTGCTGGCCATCAAGCAGACGATCTACCGCACGGGCGCGGATTCCGAGATGATGGAACTGCTGCGCGAGGCCGTGCGCCGCGGCAAGGAAGTGATGGCCGTCGTCGAGCTGAAGGCCCGCTTCGACGAAGAGGCGAACATCAACTGGGCGGAGGCACTGGAGTCCATCGGTGCGCAGGTGGTCTATGGGGTGGTGGGCCTCAAGACGCACGGCAAGATGCTGCTGGTGACCCGCCGCGAGGGCAAGCAGCTGCGCCGCTACGGGCATCTCTCCACCGGCAACTACAACCCCCGCACGGCACGGCTCTACACCGACCTGAGCTATTTCACCGCCGATGCGGACACGACGGCCGACATGGATGCCGTGTTCAACCACCTGGCCAGCCAGAACAAGCTGCCCCGGCTCAAGCGCCTGGTGATGGCGCCTTTCCACCTGCACCGGCAATTGCAGGAAATGATCGCGGCCGTGGGCGATGCCGCCGCGCGCGGGGAAGACGCGCGCATCGTGGCAAAGATGAATGCACTGACCGACGAGGCGCTCATGAACGCGCTCGTCGCCGCCGGGCAGAAAGGCGCGCGCATCGACCTGATCGTGCGCGGTGCCTGCATGCTGCCGGCGCAGCGCGAGGGCGTGACCGACAACATCCGCGTCCGCTCCATCATCGGACGCTTCCTGGAGCACACGCGGGTGTTCTATTTCCGCGCGGGCGGCCAGGAGCAGCTGCTGCTGTCCAGCGCCGACTGGATGAACCGGAACATGCTGCGGCGCGTGGAGCTCGCCTGGCCGGTGGACGACCCCGAACTGCGCCAGCGGATCATCGACGAGTGCCTGGTCGCCTACCTGCACGACGACAAGGATGCCTGGACGCTGCAGTCCGACGGCTCCTATGCGCGGGCACCGCACCCGGTGTCGGGCAACGGTGCCCAGCAGGCGCTGATGCTGCGCTACGGCCCGCCCGGCACTGCGCCCTCGGCGGCCAGGGCATGA
- a CDS encoding SixA phosphatase family protein, with amino-acid sequence MMDLILWRHAEAEEPREGDEDLQRPLTPRGEKQAARMAAWLDRRLPDGLRVLASPALRTEATAKALGRKYKLRAELLPGGTAADLLELVQWPHARGAVLVVGHQPMLGQAAAELLGLRSPDCAIRKGAVWWLRRRARAEVAETILMAVQAPDFL; translated from the coding sequence ATGATGGACCTGATCCTGTGGCGGCACGCCGAGGCGGAGGAGCCCCGCGAAGGCGATGAGGACCTGCAGCGGCCATTGACGCCCCGGGGCGAGAAGCAGGCCGCACGCATGGCGGCCTGGCTGGACCGGCGGTTGCCGGACGGCCTGCGCGTGCTGGCGAGTCCGGCCCTGCGGACCGAGGCCACGGCCAAGGCGCTGGGGCGCAAATACAAGCTGCGTGCGGAACTGCTGCCCGGAGGCACCGCGGCGGACCTGCTGGAACTGGTGCAGTGGCCGCACGCGCGCGGCGCGGTGCTGGTCGTGGGGCACCAGCCCATGCTGGGGCAGGCCGCGGCCGAACTGCTCGGGTTGCGCTCTCCGGATTGCGCCATCCGCAAGGGCGCGGTGTGGTGGCTGCGCCGGCGCGCGCGCGCCGAGGTGGCGGAAACCATCCTCATGGCCGTGCAGGCGCCGGATTTCCTGTAG
- a CDS encoding bifunctional diguanylate cyclase/phosphodiesterase, with product MPFTKVRSLPVLGTSDGPAVERLLREQQTLLDSAGVGIVFIRQRQVVRCNPRYAEIFGYASTREAIGLSSQSLYPSSAAFRALGRAAYPTLSLGLPYRCECQMRRKNGRLFWASLTGRLINPLDTSEGSIWIVDDIDEQRHAQIRLHAAIREKQALFDHAMVGIAFVRNNRLTRCNRHFEQMLGYAPGELSEGSARQQHFSDADWEVMERHGHGETNGAGAGFTGEMDLLAKDGSTVTCEVRSQPLDPLFPEQGCICIAMDVTAQRKTQAELARMHAELEHQVQERTRQLSETVESLHREINDRKHDQERIYWLAHYDPLTGLPNRTLLAERAQHAIRVAQENGTPLAVVFLDLDHFKHVNDSLGHRVGDALLVEIAKRLRAVVRDRDTVSRLGGDEFILLLPGANAHGAARVATKLQEASRQPYQIGHHELTMAPSMGIALFPDDGSDFDTLTQSADVAMYRAKLDGRNTYRFFTPEMQAQSVRALLLENALRRALERDQLRLHYQPQITIASGEIRSVEALLRWDHPELGPVSPAEFIPIAEDSGQILQIGEWVMRTALAQLQAWHAMGLEWLSMAVNLSALQFRQPLLPELVSRILDETRLHPQRLELELTEGVAVDDPRSAIATMDQLHARGVRMSMDDFGTGYSSLSQLKRFQIYKLKIDQSFVRDLGVDSNDRAIVSAIIRMAQALGMRTTAEGVETAEQLEYLRQQGCDEAQGYYFSRPQTAEAITPLLRQRKIQPAG from the coding sequence ATGCCCTTCACCAAAGTCCGGTCCCTGCCTGTCCTGGGAACATCTGACGGTCCTGCCGTGGAACGACTCCTGCGCGAGCAGCAGACGCTACTGGACAGTGCCGGCGTAGGCATCGTGTTCATCCGGCAGCGGCAGGTGGTGCGCTGCAATCCCCGCTACGCGGAAATATTCGGCTATGCCTCCACCCGCGAGGCGATCGGGCTGAGCAGCCAGAGCCTCTACCCCAGTTCCGCGGCCTTCCGCGCCCTCGGCCGGGCGGCCTATCCCACCCTGTCCCTCGGGCTGCCGTACCGCTGCGAATGCCAGATGCGGCGCAAGAACGGCCGCCTGTTCTGGGCCAGCCTCACGGGCCGCCTCATCAACCCGCTGGACACGTCCGAAGGATCGATCTGGATCGTCGATGACATCGACGAACAGCGCCATGCGCAGATCCGCCTGCACGCGGCCATCCGGGAGAAGCAGGCGCTGTTCGACCACGCGATGGTGGGCATCGCGTTCGTTCGCAACAACCGCCTCACCCGCTGCAACCGGCATTTCGAGCAGATGCTGGGCTATGCGCCGGGCGAGCTGTCCGAGGGCTCTGCCCGCCAGCAGCATTTCAGCGATGCCGACTGGGAGGTCATGGAACGCCACGGCCACGGTGAGACGAACGGCGCGGGCGCGGGCTTCACCGGCGAGATGGACCTGCTCGCCAAGGATGGCAGCACGGTCACCTGCGAAGTGCGCAGCCAGCCGCTGGATCCGCTCTTTCCCGAGCAGGGCTGCATCTGCATTGCCATGGACGTGACCGCTCAGCGCAAGACGCAGGCGGAACTCGCGCGCATGCATGCCGAACTGGAGCACCAGGTGCAGGAGCGCACGCGCCAGCTCAGCGAAACCGTCGAGAGCCTGCACCGGGAGATCAACGACCGCAAGCACGACCAGGAACGCATCTACTGGCTGGCGCACTACGACCCGCTCACCGGCCTGCCCAACCGCACGCTGCTGGCCGAGCGCGCCCAGCATGCGATCCGGGTCGCGCAGGAGAACGGCACGCCGCTGGCGGTGGTCTTCCTGGACCTGGACCACTTCAAGCATGTGAACGATTCGCTGGGGCACCGCGTCGGCGACGCACTGCTGGTGGAAATCGCCAAGCGCCTGCGCGCCGTGGTGCGCGACCGCGACACGGTCTCCCGCCTGGGCGGCGACGAATTCATCCTGCTGCTGCCGGGCGCCAACGCCCATGGCGCGGCCCGCGTGGCCACCAAGCTGCAGGAGGCCTCGCGCCAGCCCTACCAGATCGGCCACCACGAACTCACCATGGCGCCCTCGATGGGCATCGCCCTCTTCCCCGACGACGGCAGCGACTTCGACACGCTGACGCAGTCCGCGGACGTGGCCATGTACCGCGCCAAGCTCGACGGGCGCAACACCTACCGCTTCTTCACGCCGGAGATGCAGGCGCAGTCCGTGCGCGCCCTGCTGCTGGAAAACGCGCTGCGCCGGGCCCTGGAACGCGACCAGCTCCGCCTGCACTACCAGCCCCAGATCACGATCGCCAGCGGCGAGATCCGCAGCGTGGAGGCCCTGCTGCGCTGGGACCACCCCGAACTCGGGCCCGTGTCCCCGGCCGAATTCATCCCGATCGCGGAGGACAGCGGCCAGATCCTGCAGATCGGCGAATGGGTGATGCGCACGGCCCTGGCCCAGTTGCAGGCATGGCATGCCATGGGCCTGGAATGGCTGTCCATGGCCGTCAACCTGTCGGCCCTGCAGTTCCGGCAGCCCCTGCTGCCCGAACTGGTCAGCCGCATCCTGGACGAAACCCGCCTGCATCCCCAGCGCCTGGAGCTGGAGCTGACCGAAGGCGTCGCCGTGGACGATCCGCGGTCGGCCATCGCCACCATGGACCAGCTCCATGCCCGCGGGGTGCGGATGTCGATGGACGACTTCGGTACCGGCTACTCATCCCTGAGCCAGCTCAAGCGCTTCCAGATCTACAAGCTGAAGATCGACCAGTCCTTCGTCCGCGACCTGGGCGTGGACAGCAATGACCGGGCCATCGTGAGCGCCATCATCCGCATGGCACAGGCCCTGGGCATGCGCACCACCGCCGAGGGCGTGGAGACGGCCGAACAGCTGGAGTATCTCCGGCAGCAGGGTTGCGACGAGGCGCAGGGCTACTATTTCAGCCGGCCGCAGACAGCAGAGGCCATCACGCCGCTGCTGCGGCAGCGCAAGATCCAGCCTGCGGGCTGA
- the folP gene encoding dihydropteroate synthase, with translation MHWQTSRFRIDLARPQVMGILNVTPDSFSDGGRHASLQDALRRGEAMLRDGADILDIGGESTRPGSPAVPLEEELARVVPVVKEAVAWGVPISVDTYKPAVMQAVLDLGVDIVNDIWALRQPGAVEAVVRHGACGVCLMHMHGEPQTMQVAPMEGDVVAQVRAFLDRQADALHGQGVARDRIVLDPGIGFGKTVEQNFALLAQQAQLAADGHAWLAGWSRKSSLGAVTGLQVQDRLVPSVAAALLSVERGARIVRVHDVAETSAALRIWCAARIPSGDSGASRAPGPARPQP, from the coding sequence ATGCACTGGCAGACATCCCGTTTCCGTATCGATCTCGCGCGCCCACAGGTGATGGGCATCCTGAATGTGACGCCGGACTCGTTTTCCGATGGCGGGCGCCATGCGTCGCTGCAGGATGCCCTGCGGCGCGGCGAGGCCATGCTGCGGGACGGTGCGGACATCCTGGACATCGGGGGTGAATCGACCCGCCCCGGCAGCCCGGCGGTGCCCCTGGAGGAAGAGCTGGCCCGCGTGGTGCCGGTGGTGAAGGAAGCCGTGGCCTGGGGAGTGCCCATTTCGGTGGACACCTACAAGCCTGCCGTGATGCAGGCGGTGCTGGACCTGGGCGTGGACATCGTCAACGACATCTGGGCACTGCGGCAGCCGGGCGCGGTGGAGGCGGTGGTGCGCCACGGCGCATGCGGCGTCTGCCTGATGCACATGCACGGCGAGCCGCAGACCATGCAGGTGGCGCCCATGGAGGGCGACGTGGTGGCGCAGGTAAGGGCCTTCCTCGACCGGCAGGCCGATGCCCTGCACGGCCAGGGCGTGGCCAGGGACCGCATCGTGCTGGACCCGGGCATCGGGTTCGGCAAGACGGTGGAGCAGAATTTCGCGCTGCTGGCGCAGCAGGCGCAACTGGCGGCGGACGGGCATGCCTGGCTGGCGGGGTGGTCACGCAAGTCGTCGCTGGGCGCGGTGACGGGGTTGCAGGTGCAGGACCGGCTCGTGCCCAGCGTTGCCGCAGCGCTGTTGTCCGTGGAGCGGGGCGCCCGCATCGTGCGCGTGCACGATGTCGCGGAAACGTCCGCGGCGCTCAGGATCTGGTGCGCGGCCCGGATACCATCGGGGGATTCCGGCGCAAGCCGTGCGCCCGGGCCGGCGCGGCCGCAGCCATAG
- a CDS encoding GNAT family N-acetyltransferase, whose amino-acid sequence MSDLPVPTLSLSPDMPFRRSLHRPGPGEVPAPRQGKGALAPIEASWARDAAEVREAQRLRYLVFAGEMGARLSTSVPGHDVDAFDAYCEHLLVRDVETRAVIGTYRVLTPAQAQRAGGLYSDTEFDLSRLAHLRGRMVELGRSCVHPDYRHGGVIMTLWGALADFMVRNGLDMMIGCASIPMLHNGVLSGNAAASIWNQLKAGYMAPPEYEVQPRLPLPVDQLDGSLPVEPPALIKGYLRLGTRVLGAPAWDPDFNTADLPMLMRIEDLPPRYRKHFLG is encoded by the coding sequence GTGAGCGACCTTCCTGTCCCCACCCTGTCTCTGTCCCCAGACATGCCTTTCCGGAGGTCGCTTCATCGACCGGGTCCTGGGGAGGTTCCAGCGCCACGGCAAGGCAAAGGCGCGTTGGCGCCCATCGAGGCTTCCTGGGCGCGCGACGCTGCCGAAGTCCGGGAAGCCCAGCGACTGAGATACCTCGTGTTCGCAGGGGAAATGGGCGCGCGCCTGAGCACGTCCGTTCCCGGCCACGACGTGGATGCGTTCGATGCGTACTGCGAGCATCTGCTGGTGCGCGACGTGGAAACCCGGGCCGTGATCGGCACCTACCGCGTGCTCACGCCCGCCCAGGCGCAGCGGGCGGGTGGCCTGTACAGCGACACCGAGTTCGACCTGTCGCGCCTCGCCCACCTGCGCGGGCGCATGGTGGAGCTGGGCCGCAGCTGCGTGCATCCCGACTACCGCCACGGCGGGGTCATCATGACCCTGTGGGGCGCGCTGGCCGACTTCATGGTGCGCAACGGGCTGGACATGATGATCGGCTGCGCGAGCATCCCCATGCTGCACAACGGCGTGCTCAGCGGCAACGCCGCCGCCAGCATCTGGAACCAGCTCAAGGCCGGCTACATGGCGCCCCCCGAATACGAGGTGCAGCCCCGCCTGCCGCTTCCGGTGGACCAGCTCGACGGCTCCCTGCCGGTGGAGCCACCAGCGCTGATCAAGGGCTACCTGCGCCTGGGCACCCGGGTGCTCGGCGCGCCCGCCTGGGATCCGGATTTCAACACCGCCGACCTGCCGATGCTGATGCGCATCGAGGACCTGCCTCCCCGCTATCGCAAGCATTTCCTCGGATGA